GTTTTTAAAGGAGCAAAAAGAAAAGGTTACGAGGGAAGATCTCGCGTTGATGAAGAAGCTACAGGTCGGTCCTGTCTCATACAAAGGCCTGCCCATCCCATTGATTCTCGATGGCAAGGTGCGAACGGAGGCATTGAGCAAGATCGGACAAAACGAGCTATGGCTGAAACGAGAAATCCGGAAATACGGTATTAAAGACATTCGAGAAGTCTCTTTTTGCAGCATTGACGAGCGTGGCATCATGTATTTGGACAAAAAAGATAAGCCGTAGCAACAAGTGCTAACGGCGAGGGAAGAATGCGGCGAGTTGTTCGCCGATCCACGGAATGCGCCGGACGTCTTGCTTCCCCAAGACGCGCATGGCGACGAGTAGGACAATGTACAGCAACATGCTAATGAAGGTGCTTGCGGTCAATAGCTGTCCAATCGAAATGTCCGTAAACCAGTGCTTGGCAATGTAGGAACCGGAATAACCCATGAGCAGCATGGCAACCGCGATTTTGCCGAATTCCCGAAGGTCGACCGTAAAACCAATTTTTTTGATCAGGCTGGCAAAATGCAATAGCGTCCCAAGCGTAATGCCGATATTAAGAGCAATGACAGCGCCGTGAATACCGAATGATGGATGTGCCGTGAAAAAAAACATGGCGACAGTTTTGATGATGGCACTGATCAGTGTATTTCGAAAGACGACCTGAGCGTAATCGAGACCTTGCAAAGCGGCGGCAAGAGGGGCTTGGAAAAACAGGAAGACGGAGAACGGTGCCAGCTCTTTTAGCAGCACGCCAACCTCCCGATACTCATTGCCGTAGAGCAGGACACATAAGGGTTCTGCAAAAATAGTGAGTAAGACGGTACAAGGTGCTCCAATGACGAGTGTTATCCGCATGGCTTGATAAATGCGGCGATGCACGAGTGGAGCATTTTTTTGATAGGCCGCTTCCGCTACGGCAGGAACGAGGGAAACGGACAAGGAATACGTTAAAAAAGTGGGAAAAAGCACCAAAGGAACGGCCATTCCGGCAAACTGTCCGTACAAGCTAGTAGCAGTCGAGGTGGTAAAGCCTGCAATAACGAGCGCGTACGGTACGAGCATCGGCTCAAGCACGTAAGCAATGGAGCCGATGACGCGGCTAAGCGTGACAGGGAGTGCGACATGAATGAGTTGCGACAAGCTCTTTTTGCTTGCTGAAACCGTCATGAGAAGAGGCTTATCCAGAAGCTGAGCTGCTGCTTTTTTGCTGCCTTTGCGATACTGCCAGAGAATGTACAAGAGTCCGGCGGCTTCTCCAAAAATAATACTGGCGACAGCCCCTGCTGTGGCGTACTCAATGCCTTCCGAAAGAAACGACATCGTCATGACAACGACCAGTGCCATTCGGACGACTTGCTCCACAAGTTGAGAGACGGCAGTAGGGATCATGTTTTGCTTGCCTTGGAAGTATCCTCGCAGGACAAGGGAAATGCCGGAAATCGGGATGACCGGAATGGCTGCTAGCAGAACAATGTGTGCACGAGGGTCTGCGAATAGCATTCCGGAAATCCATTGTGAGAACAAGAGAAGCAGGACGCAAATGAAGAGGCTAATCCCGCCGGCAACCGACAAGGCTAGTAACAAAAATCGGCGAGTCAGCCGCGGATTATTAGCTGCTTCCGTCTCTGCCACTTGCTTTGCAATGGCAACCGGAAGTCCGAATGTCGTCACCGTAATCAGAAAGTATAAAAGGGGCACAACCATCTGATAAAGCCCCATTCCTTCCGCTCCGATAATGCGCGACAACACGATCCTGTGAGCAAAGCCAAACACTTTGGTGATGCCACCAGCAATAATGAGGATGACCGTTCCGTAAAAGAAGGATTGTTTCATGGAAGGCTCCTTTGCAAGGATAAATTCACTCAGTAAAGAATATGGACGTGCCGCTGTCGGCATGACTACTTTGAGGGGGAAAATTGGGATGGACCAAGCGCAAAAACAGGAATGGTATGGGCAAGTCGTAAGTCTCTGTGTAAGCAAGGCAGAGGAATTTGCTCTTTTGGGTTACGACAACGTGGCGCCTGAAGACGTTTGGGAATGCGTCACGAATGGCTATAAGGAAATGCCACCGATACACCAGCTTGTCAACGACATTTTGTCCTTGAAGACTAACAAGTACATGAATTACCTCATGATTCAAATGTACAAAAATTCTTAGTGAGTTTATAGAAACTTCCGGCCGCCCTCTTCGTATACGTACATGTCGCGAAAAACGCAAGGGGTTGGTTACCATGGTTTACATTCCCAGCAATAATTGACACGTTTTTTTGTACTTCGTTATAATGGGCATATTGGTTTCTCGTCTAGGACGGGACCCTGTTAGGAAAGAGGGGTATTACTACTATGGTTAAATGGGGAAGATTCCTCCTGTTTCTGGTCGTTGTAGGGCTTTTGGCTACGCTTGTAGCAACTACGACCAAGCAGGTGGCAGGAAACATCACACTCGGTCTGGACCTGCAGGGCGGGTTTGAGATTCTGTATGAGGTAGAGCCTCTCGAGGCTGGGCACAAAGTTGATATCGAGCTTTTGAAATCAACAGCTCACATGATTGAAAGACGGATTAACATCGGTGGCGTAGCTGAGCCAGTCACCACTACCGAATTGCCAAACCGGATTCGTGTTCAAATCGCATCACAATCAGCAGATCAGGACAAGCTTCGCGAGTTGATCGGGAAGCCTGCTCATCTGACATTCCGTGATGAAAATGGCAAGATTATGTTACAGGGAAGTGACTTGGCTCCAAACGGGGCAGCAGTTGGTTATGACGACCTGAAACGCCCGCTCGTTACCCTGAAATTCTCTGACCCGAAGAAGCTAGAAGAAGCTACACGTGCAAACCTGCACAAGCCAATGGCGATCTTTTTGGATGAGACGATGCAAACTAATCCGACCATTCAATCGGTCATTTCTGGTGGTAGTGCGCAAATTACTGGAAATTACACACAGGAATCGGCACAGGAATTGGCTGATCTGCTGAATTCCGGTGCGATGCCAGCCAAACTGGTTGAGAAGCAAGTAACCTCCGTGGGTGCTTCCTTGGGAACCCTGGCTCTGGAGAAAACCATGTATGCAGGGTATATCGGGGCTGCGCTGATCTTTATTTTCATGCTAGTTGTTTACCGTATGCCAGGTATGATTGCAAACATTACCTTGGCTGGATTTACCTATTTTTGTATGGTCGTACTCGACTGGATGCATGCAACGCTGACGCTGCCAGGTATTGCTGGATTTATTTTGGCCGTAGGGATTGCCGTGGATGCCAACATCATTACCTATGAGCGCATCCAGGAAGAAATCCGTTCTGGCAAGACAGTCCTCTCTGCCTTCCGTGCAGGTGAACGTCGTTCCTTGATTACGATTATCGATGCTCATGTAACGACACTGATTGCAACGGGCGTTCTGTTTTTCTTCGGGACGAGCTCCGTACAAGGCTTTGCTGTTGTATTAGCGATGACGATTATCGTAAGTATCATTACCAACGTGTTTGGGTCCCGCTTCCTCCTCTGGCTGGTTGTCCGTTCCAACATGTTTAAAAAGCCGTTCTGGTTCGGGGTAAAGGAGAGTGAGATCCGTGAGCTATGATAAAGACCATACTGTAATCAGATTTGACATCGTGAAAAATCGCAGGAAGTTTTTCATCGCTTCCTCTGTGATTATTATCATCGGCCTTCTGTTTACGCTATTTCAAGGTCTTCACCTGGGCGTTGACTTCAAGGCAGGAACTCGCTTAGATATGTTTATTGGAAAAACATTCAATCCGACAGATGTAGAAGAAGTGATCAAAAAAGAGGTTCCTAATGTGAATTTCAGTAAGGTCACTCCATATGGTGAAAATCAAGCCTACACACGTTTTGACCAAACCATTTCATCCGACACACTGATGAAAATGGAAATGGCTCTCAAAGCAAAATACGGTCAGCAGGTCTCGAAGCAGGTTTCGTCGGTTGATCCGAGTATTGCGCAAGAGATGGTGCAAAAAGCGGCGATTGCGGTTGCGATTGCTGCTGTGGGAATTGCCATCTACATCGCGATCCGCTTCCAATGGCTGTTTGGTATTGCGTGTGTCGTGGGGCTTGCGCATGACGTGTTTATTCCGATTGCGTTGTTCTCTATCCTCGGGTTGGAGGTAGACATTACCTTTATCGCCGCGCTTCTGACGATCTTGGGTTACTCGATTAACGATAAAATCGTTATTTTTGACCGGATTCGGGAGAACTTGAGAACGATGAAATCCAAGACAATTCCTGAACTGGAACATCTGGTGAACGTGTCGCTGTGGCAAACGATGCGCCGTTCTGTATACACGGTAGCGACTGTATTCTTCACAGCTCTTGCACTGGCTGTTTTGGGAAGCGAGAGCATTCAGAACTTCTCCTTGGCCCTGCTGTTCGGTCTGGTGAGTGGTACGTATTCCTCTATCTTTATTGCAGCCCAAGTATGGGTGAATTTGAAAGAACGGAATATGAAAAAGAAAAAAGAAGTAATGTAAAGGTGGACAAAACCGCAGGTGAACCCTGCGGTTTTTCTATTCTCTGTTTCTGTATTTGCCGCAGTTTGAAGCCGTATGAGAGTTTTGCATAAAACGGTATGTTTTATGCAGTTGTCAGCTTCCTGCTCCATCCACTATAATGAATGAGGATTGGAGGAAAGCCCATGCTGAAAGCGAAAACACGCTGGAAACTGGCCACCTATGATGAGCAGCTTGCTGCTAGTATCGCCGCAGATTGCCAGCTTACTCCGCTCGTATCCAAGCTACTGGTGATACGTGGCATTGATACATCACAAAAGGCTCGTGATTTTTTGCAAGCCGGTCCAGAATTGTTTCATGACCCTTTCTTGCTGGATGGAATGGAACAAAGCGTGCATCGCATTCAACAAGCCATTCAAAGGCAAGAACCGATTTGCATATACGGCGATTACGACGCCGATGGGGTTAGCTCCACATCGCTAATGGTACATCTACTGCGCCAACTCGGCGCTGTTTTTGACTACTACATTCCCAACCGTTTTACAGAAGGGTATGGGTTACATAAAGACGCCTTGGCGCATCTGCATCAAAGCGGCTATAAACTGATCATCACTGTTGATACAGGGATCAGTGCAGTCGAACAGGTAGCGTACGCGAACCAGTTGGGTCTTGACGTCATTGTAACCGACCATCACGAACCTCCGGCAGTCATCCCGGAGGCATTTGCTGTGATTAACCCCAAGAAGCCTGGTTGTTCGTACCCGTTTGATATGTTGGCGGGAGTGGGGGTCGCCTTTAAAGTAGGGCATGCCTTACTGAAGGAGCCGCCTCTGCATTTGGCTGATTTGGCTGCATTGGGGACGATAGCGGATCTGGTGCCGTTGGTAGATGAAAATCGCATTCTTGCTCGAGCAGGATTAAAGCGCTTAAATCATACAAGGAACCTTGGTCTGCAAGCCTTAATCCGAGTTTGTGGGTTGGCCGATACTGAGCTGTCTGCTGGACATGTGGGCTTTGCGCTTGGACCGCGTCTGAATGCGAGTGGAAGGCTGGAGACGGCTGAATCCGCTGTGAAACTGCTGACGACCTCAGACATGGACGAAGCAGAGAAATGTGCCCAGGCGCTGGACGACTTAAACCGCGAACGTCAGGAAATCGTAGCAGCGATGACTGAGGAAGCTGTCCAGATGGTGAATGAGCTGTATCCGCCAGACCAGAACAATGTTCTCGTTCTGGCTAAAGAAGGCTGGAACGTGGGCGTGGTAGGGATTGTAGCTTCCCGATTGGTCGAGCTTTTTTACCGTCCAACGATTGTGCTTGGCATCGATCCGGAAAAAGGAACGGCAAAAGGCTCGGCGAGGAGCATTGCAGGTTTTGATATGTATGAAGGTTTGACTGCTTGCAAGGAATGGTTACCGCACTATGGCGGTCATACAATGGCAGCAGGGATGACCTTGCCTGTAGAAAATCTCGACTTATTACGCCAAAAATTGAACGAGCTCGCTGGAGAGTGGTTGTCCTCCGAAGACTTCACACCGATGACCAAAGTGGACGTTGCGATGAGTATGGAAGAGATCAGCTTGACCGCAGCAGAGCAACTCGAACAGCTCGCCCCATATGGCATGGGGAATCCAACACCGCTCGTTTTGTTAGAAGAAGTAGAAACACAAGGGATGCGCACCATTGGGCGAGATGACAATCATTTGAAGTGTACATTGAACAAAGCGGGAACCTC
The window above is part of the Brevibacillus brevis NBRC 100599 genome. Proteins encoded here:
- the secD gene encoding protein translocase subunit SecD, producing the protein MVKWGRFLLFLVVVGLLATLVATTTKQVAGNITLGLDLQGGFEILYEVEPLEAGHKVDIELLKSTAHMIERRINIGGVAEPVTTTELPNRIRVQIASQSADQDKLRELIGKPAHLTFRDENGKIMLQGSDLAPNGAAVGYDDLKRPLVTLKFSDPKKLEEATRANLHKPMAIFLDETMQTNPTIQSVISGGSAQITGNYTQESAQELADLLNSGAMPAKLVEKQVTSVGASLGTLALEKTMYAGYIGAALIFIFMLVVYRMPGMIANITLAGFTYFCMVVLDWMHATLTLPGIAGFILAVGIAVDANIITYERIQEEIRSGKTVLSAFRAGERRSLITIIDAHVTTLIATGVLFFFGTSSVQGFAVVLAMTIIVSIITNVFGSRFLLWLVVRSNMFKKPFWFGVKESEIREL
- the recJ gene encoding single-stranded-DNA-specific exonuclease RecJ, whose amino-acid sequence is MLKAKTRWKLATYDEQLAASIAADCQLTPLVSKLLVIRGIDTSQKARDFLQAGPELFHDPFLLDGMEQSVHRIQQAIQRQEPICIYGDYDADGVSSTSLMVHLLRQLGAVFDYYIPNRFTEGYGLHKDALAHLHQSGYKLIITVDTGISAVEQVAYANQLGLDVIVTDHHEPPAVIPEAFAVINPKKPGCSYPFDMLAGVGVAFKVGHALLKEPPLHLADLAALGTIADLVPLVDENRILARAGLKRLNHTRNLGLQALIRVCGLADTELSAGHVGFALGPRLNASGRLETAESAVKLLTTSDMDEAEKCAQALDDLNRERQEIVAAMTEEAVQMVNELYPPDQNNVLVLAKEGWNVGVVGIVASRLVELFYRPTIVLGIDPEKGTAKGSARSIAGFDMYEGLTACKEWLPHYGGHTMAAGMTLPVENLDLLRQKLNELAGEWLSSEDFTPMTKVDVAMSMEEISLTAAEQLEQLAPYGMGNPTPLVLLEEVETQGMRTIGRDDNHLKCTLNKAGTSLDAIGFNWAHVTKRVTPKARFHVLGELSVNEWNGNRKPQLTIRDLSVGHQQVFDWRGSRDKIEKWQQVMTESNSVTILFREESYEPLAAKATSDQVNSLIVVGREGTNITASSNVILYDLPTRRSELEVVRVLLKQAERIYCLFGDPDLGMERLSCPGRDHFKQLYQFFVQVPTVKKIHMDALARKLQWKRNLLDGMIAIFMELEFLAEEAEQYTLQANTAKRPLESSVLYANWKEEAQLATDLLLSSSDAMIQALHQLVEPTTV
- the spoVB gene encoding stage V sporulation protein B is translated as MKQSFFYGTVILIIAGGITKVFGFAHRIVLSRIIGAEGMGLYQMVVPLLYFLITVTTFGLPVAIAKQVAETEAANNPRLTRRFLLLALSVAGGISLFICVLLLLFSQWISGMLFADPRAHIVLLAAIPVIPISGISLVLRGYFQGKQNMIPTAVSQLVEQVVRMALVVVMTMSFLSEGIEYATAGAVASIIFGEAAGLLYILWQYRKGSKKAAAQLLDKPLLMTVSASKKSLSQLIHVALPVTLSRVIGSIAYVLEPMLVPYALVIAGFTTSTATSLYGQFAGMAVPLVLFPTFLTYSLSVSLVPAVAEAAYQKNAPLVHRRIYQAMRITLVIGAPCTVLLTIFAEPLCVLLYGNEYREVGVLLKELAPFSVFLFFQAPLAAALQGLDYAQVVFRNTLISAIIKTVAMFFFTAHPSFGIHGAVIALNIGITLGTLLHFASLIKKIGFTVDLREFGKIAVAMLLMGYSGSYIAKHWFTDISIGQLLTASTFISMLLYIVLLVAMRVLGKQDVRRIPWIGEQLAAFFPRR
- a CDS encoding post-transcriptional regulator produces the protein MDQAQKQEWYGQVVSLCVSKAEEFALLGYDNVAPEDVWECVTNGYKEMPPIHQLVNDILSLKTNKYMNYLMIQMYKNS
- the secF gene encoding protein translocase subunit SecF, with the translated sequence MSYDKDHTVIRFDIVKNRRKFFIASSVIIIIGLLFTLFQGLHLGVDFKAGTRLDMFIGKTFNPTDVEEVIKKEVPNVNFSKVTPYGENQAYTRFDQTISSDTLMKMEMALKAKYGQQVSKQVSSVDPSIAQEMVQKAAIAVAIAAVGIAIYIAIRFQWLFGIACVVGLAHDVFIPIALFSILGLEVDITFIAALLTILGYSINDKIVIFDRIRENLRTMKSKTIPELEHLVNVSLWQTMRRSVYTVATVFFTALALAVLGSESIQNFSLALLFGLVSGTYSSIFIAAQVWVNLKERNMKKKKEVM